ATAGACGGTGTTGCCCTCGATGCGCACCGTGTCGCCCTCACGGATCCGCTCGAAGACGCCCTCGCCGAGGTCGTCCAGCAGCGGAATGCCGGCCGCTATCAGCACCTCCGGCCCGAGGTTGGGATAGCGGCCGGAGACCGACGGCTTGGCGTTGAGCACCGCGCCGACACCGACAGCGACCAGCGAGTCGGCGGCGACCCGGTCCAGGTCGACGTGGTCGATCACCGCGATGTCACCGGGGCGGAGCCGGCCGACCAGCCGTTTCGTACGGCGGTCGAGGCGTGCGGTGCCGGAGATTCGTCCCGGTTCCGCGTTCCGGGCCCGGCGCAACGTGGGTAGACGCATCGTGACCATCCTGGCATGTGAGGCAGGTGAATCTGTCGCGACATGCCTGAGCAGGGCCGCCTACCCAGGGAAGCACAGATGCGCGAAGGCCGGTGTGCCTCCGCTCACAATCGCGGTCTCAGGACCGCCGTTCCCTGGCCGCCACGGCCAGCAACTCCTCCGCGTGAGCGATACCCAGATCGGAATCCGGCAAACCCGCCAGCATCCGGGCGAGTTCCCGGGCCCGCTCGGTGTCCTCCACCACTCGCACCCCGCTGGTGGTCACCGCGCCGCCGGTGTCCTTCGCCACCACCAGATGCCGGTCGGCGAAGGCGGCGACCTGGGGCAGGTGCGTCACCACCAGCACCTGGTGGCTGCGGGCCAGCCGGGCCAGCCGCCGGCCGATCTCCACCGCCGCCTGGCCACCGACGCCCGCGTCGACCTCGTCGAAGACCAGCGTCGGCGGACCACCGGAACCGGCGAAGACCACCTCGATGGCGAGCATCACCCGGGACAGCTCGCCACCGGAGGCACCCCGCTGCAACGGCAGCGACGGCGCGCCGGGGTGCGCCAGCAGCCGCAGCTCGACCTCGTCGCCGCCGTCCGGCCCGACACCGACCTCGACCCCGTTGACCGGGAGGGTGGGCTCGGCCCGGCCAGCCGGTCGGGGCAGCACCGCCACCTCGATCCGGGCATGCGGCATCGCCAGCCCGGCCAGCTCGACGGTGACCTGCTCGGCGAAACGCACCGCCGCCTCCTGCCGGGACGCCGACAGCCGGCCGGCCAGCTCGGCCACCTCGCCGGCCAGCCTGGACGCCTCCCGATCCAGCTCGTCGAGCAGCTCGTCGGAGGTGTCCAGGTCGGACAGTCGGGTCCGGGCCCGGTCCGCCCAGGCGATGACGCCGTCGATGTCGTCGGCGTACTTGCGGGTCAGCGCGCGCAGCGCGGACCGCCGCTCGTAGAGGGCCTGCAGCCGGGCCGGATCGGCGTCCAGACCGGCGAGGTACGTCGACAGCTCCACCGAGACATCGGCGACCAGGGTGGCCGCCTCCTCCAGCCGCGCGGCCAGCTCACCGAGGGCCGGATCGGTGCCGGTCTGCGCCTCCAGCGTCCGCCGGGCGGTGCCCAGCAGCGTCGACGCGTCGGGGGTGTCGTCCGTGGCCTCCAGCCCGCCGGCCACGCACTGGTGGGCCAGCTGCGCCGCGGTACGCAGACCCTCCGCGTGCTCCAGCCGCTGCGCCTCCGCCTTCAGCTCGTCGTCCTCACCCGGCTGCGGATCGACCCGGGTGATCTCGTCGAGGCCCAGCCGCAGCAGATCCGCCTCCTGGTGGCGTTCCCGCGCGTTGCGTCGCCGGTCCGCCAGGTCGTCGACCACCGCCCGCCACTGCGTGTACGCCTCCCGCGTCGCGTCGAGCAGCTTCTCGTGCTCCGGGCCGGCGAACCGGTCCAGCGCGGCCCGCTGCTCGGCCGGGCGCAGCAGGCGCAACTGGTCGGACTGGCCGTGCACGGCCACCACCTGCTCACCCACCTCGCCGAGCATGGCCACCGGCATGCCCCGCCCGCCCAGGTGCGCCCGGGATCGACCCTCCACCGTGACCGTACGACTCAGCAGCACGGAGCCGTCGTCGTCGGGCTCGCCCCCGGCGTCGGTGATCCGGGCGTGCACCGCCTCCGCCACCCGGCCGCCGAGACGCAGCCGGCCCTCGACGACGGCGCGGCCGGGCTCGGCCCGCACCCGCCCGGCGTCGGCCCGACCGCCGAAGAGCAGGCCGAGACCGGTCACCACCATCGTCTTGCCGGCACCGGTCTCGCCGGTGATGACGTTCATGCCGCCGGCCAGCGGCAGCGTCGTGTCCTCGATGACGCCCAGTCCGGTGATGCGCAGCTCCTCCAGCACAGCAACCGACAGTAGACGCGATGCCCGACACTTGACCAGCCGGCGCGGCCGGGCGCCGTCCGCCACCGCCGCCCACGGGTCAGCGGCGGTTGCCGCGCCAGCCGTGCACCGGAAGGTCGAACTTGGCCACCAGCCGAGCGGTGAACGAGCGATCCCGCAGCCGCACGATCCGCACCGGCAGGGTGCCCCGCCGGACGGTGACCCGGGCGCCCGGCGGCAGGTCGTAGACCCGGCGCCCGTCGCAGCTGAG
This is a stretch of genomic DNA from Micromonospora sp. WMMD1082. It encodes these proteins:
- the recN gene encoding DNA repair protein RecN yields the protein MLEELRITGLGVIEDTTLPLAGGMNVITGETGAGKTMVVTGLGLLFGGRADAGRVRAEPGRAVVEGRLRLGGRVAEAVHARITDAGGEPDDDGSVLLSRTVTVEGRSRAHLGGRGMPVAMLGEVGEQVVAVHGQSDQLRLLRPAEQRAALDRFAGPEHEKLLDATREAYTQWRAVVDDLADRRRNARERHQEADLLRLGLDEITRVDPQPGEDDELKAEAQRLEHAEGLRTAAQLAHQCVAGGLEATDDTPDASTLLGTARRTLEAQTGTDPALGELAARLEEAATLVADVSVELSTYLAGLDADPARLQALYERRSALRALTRKYADDIDGVIAWADRARTRLSDLDTSDELLDELDREASRLAGEVAELAGRLSASRQEAAVRFAEQVTVELAGLAMPHARIEVAVLPRPAGRAEPTLPVNGVEVGVGPDGGDEVELRLLAHPGAPSLPLQRGASGGELSRVMLAIEVVFAGSGGPPTLVFDEVDAGVGGQAAVEIGRRLARLARSHQVLVVTHLPQVAAFADRHLVVAKDTGGAVTTSGVRVVEDTERARELARMLAGLPDSDLGIAHAEELLAVAARERRS